The Morococcus cerebrosus sequence CCATACCCAAAGAAACGGCTTTTTGCTCAACAGACCCTGTTTGAGTCGGCGTCAGGCGGGTTTTGCTGCCCAGTTTCATATAACCGGCATGAGCAAGCATAGAAGTACGTTTGCTGAATTTGTAGTTGGCACCAACTACTACTTGGTCGAATTTATCGACTAGTTTCTCGCCGCTGTTCACGCCTTTTGCCGCCCAGCCGTGGGCGTAAGTGAGGCGCGGGGTCAGGTTGCCGAAGGTATAACCCACGGTAACGGCTGCATCGGCAACTTTGACGGCTTCATTTTTACCGGCATCGGCAGTAATGTCAGTGCCTTTGTACGTATTGAAATCATCGGTAAAGTAACCCAAATATTTATTTGCGCTTTCATGGCCTTTGGTATATTGCGCGCCTACGCCGACGAACAGGTTGTTTTTGTCATAGTAGCTTTCGATTTTAGCGATTTGTGCGGCTTTGATTTTACCGTTCTTGTCGGTGTACGCGCCTTTGTAATGGCCGTAGGCAAGGTTGGTGGTGAAACCGCTGTTTTCATAAGTCAAACCGGCGGTATATTGTTCTTTGCTGGGTTTTTCATGTTTATATTTGTCGTCCGGATTGCGGTTGTCGCGTGGCGCGTAGGACGCATTGAATTTGAACCCGCCGAACGAAGGACTGTCGTAGCGTACGGATGTGGTGCGCACACCGGTGCGTGTGTTGATGCCCAAACCCATCGCGTTGGTTTTATACAACCAAGGGTCGATGGTATCCATCTCGTTGAGCATATTGTTCATATTGCCGACGCGAACCTTACCGAATGAGCCTTCCAAGCCTATGAAGGAATCACGGTTGCCGAAACTTTGGCTATTGGATTCGCCCAAAATGGAAGTGCGCTGTTCCACCTGCCAGATGGCTTTGAGGTCGTCTGAGAGTTTTTCGCTGCCTTTGAAGCCGATGCGCGAGGTATTGTCATTGATACGGGTTGCAGTCGCGCTTTTTTCCGTACCTTCGTTACCTTTGATTTTCACCTGTCCGGAGGTGATGGTGCTTTTAACTTGTCCGTACAGGACAACTTCGGCGGATGCTGCAAAAGGCAAAGCCGCGATAGTCAGGGCAATAATGGCTTTTTTCATACAAACTCCTCTTTAATCAAAGAATCAAATTTAGGTCTATCGTTTTACAAAAATAAGAGACTCAAAACCAAAAACAGCAAGACCCGTGGAATAATTTGCGCAATCATAATGAACTTTCGATATTTAAACAATCTTTTTCATCTTGATAAGAATTATTATTCATTAGAGTTTAGACTTTTTACAACATTCATCCATTTTTTTATAGTTGATTCAAATAGAAACG is a genomic window containing:
- a CDS encoding porin; amino-acid sequence: MKKAIIALTIAALPFAASAEVVLYGQVKSTITSGQVKIKGNEGTEKSATATRINDNTSRIGFKGSEKLSDDLKAIWQVEQRTSILGESNSQSFGNRDSFIGLEGSFGKVRVGNMNNMLNEMDTIDPWLYKTNAMGLGINTRTGVRTTSVRYDSPSFGGFKFNASYAPRDNRNPDDKYKHEKPSKEQYTAGLTYENSGFTTNLAYGHYKGAYTDKNGKIKAAQIAKIESYYDKNNLFVGVGAQYTKGHESANKYLGYFTDDFNTYKGTDITADAGKNEAVKVADAAVTVGYTFGNLTPRLTYAHGWAAKGVNSGEKLVDKFDQVVVGANYKFSKRTSMLAHAGYMKLGSKTRLTPTQTGSVEQKAVSLGMVHKF